From the Buchnera aphidicola (Macrosiphum euphorbiae) genome, the window TAATAATCTTAGCTTCTTTAATAAGATTAGATAAGGAATTGCGCTTAAATTGTAAATTTTCAGTTTGTATTTGCAATCTTTTTCTCTTATCTTCCATATGAGATATTTTAGAAATATCTAATTTATAACCTTTTTTTAATAGCTTTCTAGCTGTTAAATGCAATTCATTTCGTAATAAATAAGGATTTAACATAGAATTTTTTTGCTCTTTTTAATTATCAATAAATATTATTATTTAATAAAGTTTATAAAATATTTTATCAGTGAATAATACAAACAGTAAAAATTTTAGATTTTTTTATTTAGATTTTTAATATATATAAAACAAATATTTTTTTAATCAAGACATGTAATTTACATATATTAAGACGTATTTTATAAAATTAAAACAAATATAATAGTATTGTGAGAAAAATTTTTATCAAAAATAATCTTACTTATTTTTTGAAAATATCTTATATAAAATATACCATATAAAAAATATTTGATTGTTAGTAATGTATAAAAAATATAATATTTATTATATTCTTCGATTAAATTAATTGCAGAGATATTTATTTTAAGGAAATTCAAAATGCATAATGTTAAACATAGCAAAATAATTATTCTAGGGTCTGGTCCAGCAGGATACACTGCGGCAATATATGCTTCAAGAGCTAATTTAAATCCTATTTTAATTACTGGAAAAAATAAAGGAGGACAACTAATGAACACTAGTGAGATTGAAAATTGGCCAGGAGATGGAGGTAAAATCAGTGGTTCAGAATTAATGAACCGTATGCATAAACATGCTATTCAACTCAAGACTAAAATCATTTCTGATACTATAACTTCAGTGGATTTTAAAAAAAAACCTTTTTATTTAATAGGGGAAAACAATAAATATACTGCTGATTCAATTGTTATTGCAACTGGAGCAAATCCTCGTTATTTAGGACTAAAATCAGAGGATGATTTTAAAGGAAAAGGCGTTTCCACATGTGCTGTATGTGATGGTTTTTTTTATAAAAATAAAGAAGTTGCAGTTGTAGGGGGAGGAAATACAGCTATAGAAGAAACTTTATATTTGTCAAACTTTGTTAAAAAAGTTTATTTAATACATCGTGGTGTTAATTTTAGTGCTGAAAAAATTTTATTGAACAGATTAGAAAAAAAAATAAAAACTCAGAAAATCATAATTTATTTAAATTCTACTGTAAAAAACATATTAGGAAATTCTTCTGGTGTTACCAGTTTATTGGTTGAAAAAAAAAATTCACAAGAAAAAATAGAACTAAAAATCCAGGTTTCTGGACTATTTGTTGCTATTGGATACACTCCTAATACAAATATATTTGTTAATAAATTAAAAATGAAAGATGGTTATATTGAAGTAATACATGAAACACATGGAAATTACACTCAGACAAGTATACCTGGTGTATTTGCTGCTGGAGACGTAATAGATCATGTATACAGACAAGCAATTACATCGTCTGCTAGTGGTTGTATGGCAGCACTAGATAGCGAACGCTATCTTAATTCCTTAACATAAAAAAAGTTGTATAAGAAACATTGTATCATAAAAACATACTAGTCAAAATGACTAGTATCTGATATAATAATCCTAAAATTTTTCAATATATTATTGATGAGGATAAAATGGCTAAAGAAGAAAATATTGAAATGCAAGGAATTGTAATAGACACATTGCCAAATACCATGTTTCGTGTTGAACTAGAAAATAAACACATTATTACAGCACATATTTCAGGAAAAATGAGAAAAAATTATATTAGGATATTAACTGGAGACAAAGTAACTATAGAGCTAACACCTTATGATTTAACCAAAGGAAGAATTATTTTTAGAAGTCGCTAATAAAAATTTAGATAAAAAATAAAATTAAAAAACATAAAAAATCATAAAAATCAATTACTTCTAAAAAATAAAATTCATTTCCTAAAAACTTATCTAAATTAATAAATCTTCTAAAAAAATAAAACGAAATAAATTTTTTTGTTTTTTAAAAATAAAAAAATTTTAAAGAGAATTTATGCGTACTAAATATTGTGGAAATATTCGAATAATTCATTTAAATAAAATAGTAAAATTATGTGGTTGGGTAAATAAAATCAGAAATTTTGGTCAATTTATTTTTATTGATATGAGAGATTATACTGGTCTTGTTCAAGTCATTTTTGAATTAAAAAATAATATAGTTTTTAAAAAAGCTTTAACTTTAAGAAATGAATTTTGTATTCAAGTTTCTGGTATAGTTCAAAAGCGAGAAGAAAAAAATAAAAATACAAAAATGAATACTGGAGAAATAGAAATTGTAGCAAAGGAAATAAATATTTTAAATACTTCAAAATCATTACCATTAAATTATACACAAAAAAATAATGATGACTCAAGATTGAAATACAGATATTTAGATCTACGTTCTTTAAATATTTTAGAAAATCTTAAAATTAGAAATAAAATCACTTATTTAATAAGAAATTTTATGATGAAAAGAAATTTTCTAGATATTGAAACTCCCATTCTTACGAAATCTACACCAGAAGGTGCAAGAGATTATTTAGTACCAAGTCGCAATCATCTTGGAAAATTTTATGCGTTACCTCAATCTCCTCAACTATTTAAACAAATGTTGATGATTGGAGGTATAGACAGATATTATCAAATAGTAAAATGTTTTCGTGATGAGGATTTACGTTCAGATCGACAACCAGAATTTACACAAATTGATATTGAAGTTTCTTTTATGAATGCCCAAAAAGTTCGTAATTTAATAGAAAAACTTGTAGTAACAATTTGGTCAAAAATAATAAACTTTAATTTAATTAAATTTCCTAAATTATCTTTTTATGAATCAATGAAAAAATATGGATCGGATAAACCAGATTTACGAAATCCAATAAAAATTATTGACATTTCTGATATTTTTAAAGATGAAAAATTTATATTATTTTTTAATTTAGATTCAAAAAAAAATAATCGAATAGCATTGCTATGCATTTCTAGAGGCGCAGATATAAGTCGAAAAAAAATTGATGCTTATACTAAATATATACAGAAATTTAATGCAAAAAAATTATTTTATATAAAAATAATAGAAAGCAATTTTGGATGCAGAAGTATTTATAGTTCTATAAAACATATCTTAGATGAAATTACTTTAAAAAAAATAATAGAAAAAAGTAAAGCTAAAAATGGAGATATATTATTTTTAATTGCTGATCAAGAATCTATTGTTAATAAATCTCTTGGTATGTTACGTTTAAAATTAGGAACTGATCTTAATATTACTAAAAAAAATAGTTGGAAACCAGTTTGGATAGTTAATTTTCCTATGTTTAGTAAAGATGTTCATGGAAATTTTTCTTCTGTTCACCATCCATTTACTGCCGTCAAAAACATGAATATAAAAAATTTAAATAATTCACCTGAACTTGCTGTGTCAGATAGTTATGATCTTGTGATAAATGGCTATGAAATTGGTGGAGGTTCAGTACGTATTCATGATGTTAATATACAGAGAAAAGTATTTGATATTATTGGAATAAAAAAATCAGTACAAAATGAAAAATTTGGATTTTTGATAGAAGCATTAAAATATGGAGCTCCTCCACATGCGGGAATAGCTTTAGGATTAGATAGAATAGTCATGCTTTTAACCAATAGTGCAAATATTAGAGATGTTATTGCATTTCCAAAAACAACATCAGCAACTTGTTTAATGACTAATTCTCCTAGTAAAATAAGTAATTCAATATTACAAGAATTGGCTATAAAACTTTTAAAAAATAAATGTTAAAAAATTTTATTTTTAATAAAAACATTTTTTATTTTGCTTAATAAGAAAAGGATAAAAGAACACAAAACAATAGATGGACTAGATGGTGTATTGTAAAAAAAAGATAAAAATATTCCTCCTGTAACAGATAAAATACTTACTATTATAGCAATAATAACCATTTTTTCTGGAGAACCTGAAAAATGCTGTGCGGTTGCAGGTGGAATGATTAATAAAGAAGTAATCAATAAAGCACCTACAAATTTCATTGCTATAGAAATAGTAAAAGCAGTCATTAACATAATAGCTAAACGAGCATAAAAAACGTTTATACCGTCTATTTGAGCTAATTCTTCATTGATGGTTGCCGATAAAATCATATTCCACTGACAAAGTAAAATGCTAAGTATTATTATACTACTTATTGAGATAACAATTAAATCATGTTCTGTAACAGATAGTAAATCACCAAATAAATAATGTGTGATGTTTACTTCTTTATTATTAGAAATTAAACTAATAAAGACCATTCCTAAAGATAACGAGCTATGTGATACTATACTTAATATAGTTTCTAATGAAACAGGTAATAATTCTTCTAACCATGCTAAAATAATGGCAATTAAACTCATAAGAAGAAAAAGAGCACAAAACGAGTTAATATTAAATGCAATAGATATTGCTATACCAAGCAAAGAAGAATGTGATAAGGTATCACCAAAAGATGACATCCGCCGCCAAACTACAAATGAGCCTAATGGACCAGTTGTTAAAGATAGAATAACACCTGCTAACCATCCTGGAAAAATTAGTTCGAACATAAAAACCACTCTATAATTACATTGTTGTATATTTAAAAATTATGTACATGATTATGGTCATGATGATAAACTGCTAATTCTTGGACACGTTTAAATCCAAATATAGAAATAAATTCTAAATTATTACAAACAGTTTCTGGTGTTCCAGAACAACAAATATGATTATTTAAACAAATTACATCATCTGTTTTAGCCATAACAAAATCTAGATCATGAGATACGATTAAAATGGAACATTTTAACTCATGTCGAATTTCATTAATTAGTTTGTATAAAGCTAATTGTCCCATTGTATCAACTCCTTGTATAGGTTCATCTAGAACCAAGAGATTAGGATTATTTAATAAAGCTTTAGCTAAGAGAATGCGTTGCATTTCTCCACCCGACAATTTTTGTAATTGGTAAGTTTTTAAAGATTCTGCATTAACACGTTTTAACATTTCTGATATTTTTTTGTTATTTGTTCTTTGCGATAATTGCATAAATCGTTCTACTGTAACAGGTAATAAAGTATTAAGATTTAATTTTTGAGGAACATAGCCAACAGATAAATTATATGAGCGGATAATTGAGCCTGAACTAGGCTTGATTAATCCTAAAATAATACGTACTAGAGTAGATTTTCCAGCTCCGTTAGGTCCAATTAAAGTAAGAACGCGATTAGGAATTAAAGATAATGATATATTAGTGAGAATAGAACGATTAGATAAATTGACATAAACATTGTTTAATTTTACTAATTGCAACATAGTTTTATGAATTATTTTTTTTAATCCTAGTATTATAAGATATATTTTTTAAGTTGAATATAAATATTATATTAATTATCAATTTATTTTTTTAAATTCTAATATGCATATAAATATAATTAAAATGTCAGAATTCTGAACATGTATTTTAAACAAATCATTCTTGAAAAGATTGACTAAAATTGACTGTACTAAATAACTTTATACGTATAAGGGTAGTTCTTAACATAAATCACATATTCTAAAAAAAAAATCTATTTTTTTAAATTAAAGTAAAAAAAACAATGCTAAATATTTTTTAAAGAAGTATATCTTAGGAAAGCTTTATTGATAAATATAACTGTATTAATTTAAAAAAATAACTCTCTTTGAAAATCGATTTACATGTAAGTAAAAACGAATCTAAGATAAATAATAGTATATAAACTATTCAATGATAAATATATTTTTAAAAATTTAAAATAAGAACTGTTATAATTTAGTTTATTCATAAATTCTTAAAAAATAAAGCTACATATAAAAACTAATAATTTTGTAAAAATATTATTACATCTATAAATTTAATGATAATTTAAAATGATACTAATAGTTTGAGCAAAGTATTTTTTTAACTTTTATTCTTTTAAAATACAGAATTTCTTCTGAATTAAATTTATATCATCTCAATCTAGTAGATCATTATAATTATCAATCATTTAAAAGTAGATTCAGATATATTTTGAGATAGTTTTATATCTTAATACTAGTGATAAAAAACATAAAATTATTTTTTAAGAAAAAAACTTATTTTTATATCTAATTAAAAAATAAAAATCAATATTGCAACTCAATATATATTTAAAAAAAATTTTATAAAACTTTTAAAATTCTACTCGTGTTAGTTTTTCCTATTCTTCCCATAATATCACCTTGAGTTATAATAACTAATTCACCACTACACAAAAAACCTTGATTATATAAAAGAATAATTGCTTCGTTAGCAGCTTCAAAACCGTTTTTTTTGCTATCGAAATATATGGGAGTAACACCTCTATAAAGAGTTGCTAAATTTAAAGTTTTTCTATTTTTTGATAAAGCAAAAATAGGTAATCCAGATGTAATTCTTGATGTCATAAGTGCAGTTTTTCCCGATTCTGTCATCGTTATAATTGCAGTAACTCCTTTTAAATGATTAGCAACATACATAGCTGACATAGCAATTGCTTCTTCAATATCATTAAATTTTGCATTAAGGCGATGTCTTGATACATTAATACTAGGTACTTTTTCTGCACCTTTACAAATTTTTGCCATTTTTATAACAGTTTCAGCTGGATATTTTCCAGATGCTGTTTCAGCAGAAAGCATAACTGCATCACTACCATCTAAAACAGCATTAGCTACATCCATAACTTCTGCACGAGTAGGTAGTGGGTTTATAATCATAGATTCCATCATCTGTGTTGCAGTAATTACTATTCTATTTAATTGTCTAGCAGTTCTAATTAATTTTTTTTGAATTCCTGCTAGTTCAGAATCTCCGATTTCTACACCTAAATCACCTCTTGCTATCATAATTGCATCTGATGATAAGATTATATCTTCTATAATATTTTGATTTATTACAGCTTCAGCACGTTCTATTTTTGCAATAATTTTAGCATTACTACCAGATTTTTTAGCTAATTCTCTTGCTTGTTTTAAGTCATTACTGCATCGTGGAAAAGATATTGCTAAATAATCAACATCAATTTCAGCTGCAAGAATTATATCTTTTTTATCTTTTTCAGTTAATGCGTTTGCAGATAGACCACCACCTAATTTATTAATACCTTTATTATCAGAAAGAATTCCGCCTATAACAACTTTTGTTAATATTTCAGGATAAGTTGATTTTATAACCTTTAATTGTATTCTTCCATCATCTAATAATAATATATCACCTATTTTTAGGTCATATGGTAAATGTTTATAATCAATACCTACGCGTTCTTCATTTCCATCATTTTGTCCTAAATTTGCATCTAATATAAAAAATTCACTAATATTTAAAAAAATATTATTTTTTCTAAATTTAGAAATACGAATTTTAGGACCTTGTAAATCACCAAGTAATGCAATATGACAATTTAAATTTGCCATTATTTCCCTTGCTTTATTTGCCCTGAATTTATGTTCATGTTCTAAACCATGAGAAAAATTAAATCGAAGAACATTTGCTCCAGAACGAATTATTTTTTCTAAATTATTATTAATATCTGTAGAAGGCCCTAAAGTAGCTACAATTTTTGTTCTTCTTAATCGATTTAACATAAAAACACACCTTGTTAAAAGTTTTTAAAAGATTTTATACTGCTAAATATTAGTAAATATAAAATATTTATTTGTATTTATTGAGTTATTTAGTAAAATTAATAAAGACAATTTTATTATTGATAATATATTATAAAAAATAAAAAATCTTAAATAATAGTACATTTTAAAGAATTTTGTGTATACATCTAAAAATTTTTATGAAATTCTTATACGAATATTACTATTTAAATTATTGCATTAAAATTTTAAATTTTATATGTAAATTTTAAAAAAGAGAAGATTATGATTATAGAAACAAATCAAGCTTGTGATTTAGTCATTTTTGGTGCAAAAGGAGATTTAACGAAAAGAAAACTATTACCTGCTTTATATAAATTAGAAAAATCTAAAAAAATACATGAACATACACGCATAATTGCTACTGGTCGTGCTGATTGGAATACACAAAAATATATAAAAATAGTACAAAAAGAAATAACACATTTTTTAAATGAAGAAATTAACAATTTTGTTTGGAAAAAACTTAGTTCTCGTATATTTTTTTGTAATATCGATGTCTATAAATCATCAGATTTTTTTAGATTAAAAGACATACTAAATGAAAAAAAAAATATAATTATTTATTATTGTGCCGTACCTCCTAATACATTAGATTCTATTTTTATAGGCTTGGGAAATGCAAATTTAAATCTTATTTCATCACGTATAGTTTTAGAAAAACCATTAGGAATTTGTTTAAAAACATCTAAAAAAATTAACAATCAACTTTCTAAATATTTTCTAGAATCACAAATTTTTCGTATTGATCATTATCTCGGAAAAGAATCAATACTTAATCTGCTTGCTTTACGATTTGCTAATTCATTTTTTTCTTGTAATTGGAACAATAAAACAATTGATCATATTCAAATTACTGTATCTGAAGAAGTCGGAATTGAAGATCGATGGAATTATTTTGATACGATGGGTCAAATGAGAGACATGGTACAAAACCATCTTTTGCAAATATTAACAATACTTACAATGGATGAACCAAAAGATATTACTTCTGAAAGTATTCGGCATGAAAAAGTAAAAATACTACGTGCTCTAAATCCTATTGATATTAGTAATATAAATAAAAACACTGTTCGAGGACAATATTGTTCCGGATTTATTAAAGGGAAAAAAGTACCTTCTTACTCAGAAGAAAATGGTGCAAATAAAAATAGTCAAACTGAAACTTTTATTGCTATAAAAGTCAATCTCAATAATAATAAATGGTCTGGTGTTCCATTTTATCTAAGAACAGGAAAACGTTTAGCACATAAATATTCTGAAATAGTAGTTTTTTTTAAGAAAAATCCTATAAATTTATTTAAAAGTTCTAAATTAGAATTATTACAAAATAAATTAATTATACGTTTAGAACCAAATACAAATATTAAATTCGATTTTATACATAAAATACCAGGATTAGAACAAGAATATAAATTAGAAAATTCTCAAATGAAATCTAATGATTTTTATCAAAAATATTCTCAAAATGTAATTGATGCTTATGAAAGATTATTATTTGAAAGTATGAGAGGTATACAATCTTTGTTTGTATGTCGAGATGAAGTAGAAGAGGCATGGAAATGGATAGATCCAATTATAGAAGGATGGGAAAACACTAAAAATAATCCTCCTCAATTATATATGTCTGGAACTTGGGGTCCTAAAAATTCAGATTTATTACTTGCTCATGACAATCGTTATTGGCATGAATTTAATTAAAAAAATCTTAAAAAATTTATCTATCTTGACTTGATTAAGATAATTATGATAGCTTAAAAATTAATTTTTTAATATTTTTATAAACAAAAAACAATATAAAAAAAACTTATATATTTTAACATAAAAAAATATTTAATTTTACAAAATATTTAATTTTACATTGATGCAAAATACCCATTTTGCTAATCGAGGAAGATAATATCTTATGATGCGTATTATTCTTTTCTTATTAACTAATTTAGCGGTTATGTTAATATTTAGTCTGATTCTTATCTTGACAGGTATTCAGTCTGATAATGTTTACGGTTTATTAATTATGTCAAGTCTATTTGGTTTCAGTGGTTCTATTTTATCTTTAATTCTCTCAAAATGGATTGCATTGCGATCAGTGAATGGTGAAATTTTAACTCATCCTCGAAATGAAATAGAAAATTGGCTCATCAATACAGTTCGAAAACAATCTATTCAAAAAGGTATTATTATGCCTCAAATTGCAGTATATCAGGCAACTGATATTAATGCATTTGCAACTGGTGCGCGTCGTAATTCTGCTTTAATTGCCGTTTCAACAGGATTGTTAGAAAACATGACTCGTCATGAAGCAGAAGCAGTAATTGCTCATGAAATTAGTCATATTGCAAATGGTGATATGATTACTATGACCTTAGTTCAAGGTGTCGTTAATACTTTCGTAATTTTTATATCTCGTATTCTTTCACAAGTTATAAGTAGTGTTCTATCAAGCAATCGAAATGAAAATAACACAGAAATAAAAAATCCATTTATATATTTTTTAATTTCTACATTTTTAGAATTAGTTTTTGGTATTTTAGCTAGTATTATTACAATGTGGTTTTCTAGACATCGAGAGTTTTATGCTGATGCTAGTTCTGCAAAAATGGTAGGACGTGAAAAAATGATTTCTGCTCTAAATCGTTTAAAAACAAGTCATGAACCTCAAGAATCTGATTGCATGATTGCATTTTGTATAAACGGAAAATCTAACTCTTTTTTAAGTTTGTTTGCATCTCATCCTTCTTTAGACAAAAGAATACAAGCACTACATAATAAAGAATATATGTAGTAAAAACACACTCTTTCTTAATAGAAATATATTTTCTTGTTTCTATTAAGAAAATTTAAAATCGAAAATATAAAACCATTTTTTAAGTAAATTTAAACTTGCTTTTGTCATAAAAAAATGATATATATATAAAAATATCGTGCTTTTTATTATTAATTAAATTTTTTAGGTAAAATAAGTTACAGTTCTGTTTATGCATAGAATGTTAAATTTAAAAAAGTTTAGAGTAAAGACGTTGACACAGCTTCTCTTGCCAAATCTTAAATTCATGCCGCATACAGTGATGTTTCTTTTTTCTACATAAATTAGCAATAAGACTGATAAAATATTCTTAAGGAAGTTACGAAATGGCTAAGATTAAAGGTCAAGTTAAGTGGTTCAACGAATCTAAAGGTTTTGGTTTTATTACGCCATCAGACGGAAGCAAAGATGTTTTTGTTCATTTTTCTTCAATTCAAGGAAATGGATTTAAAACATTAACTGAAGGGCAAAATGTTGAATTTGAGATTCAAGATGGACAAAAAGGTCCTGCCGCAGTAAATGTTTTTTCTATATAAAACACACAAGCATTAACAAGAAAAATTTTTAAAAGCCCTCTGTTAAAAAATCAGAGGACTTCGTTTTTTAAAAATTAAAAAATTATAAAATTTTTTTATTAAAATACTTATTTTTAACCTCTAAAAAATCTATTATTTTACTATAATTTTAAATAAATACTAACTCACAAATTAATTCTTCAAAATATATTCATTCACATGACCTGTTTTTATCAAAAATATTTTTAATCTTCTAGATATAATAAATCGATACATCCTATTTTTTATGGAGTTTTTCTGATGGAGTTTTTTTTAGACCCGTCAACTTGGGCCGGCTTATTAACACTAGTTATACTAGAAGTAGTATTAGGAATAGATAATCTGATATTTGTAGCAATTTTATCAGAAAAACTGCCACCTAATCAAAGAGATAAAGCACGTTTAATCGGTTTGGGATTAGCTCTAATAATGCGTTTAGCATTATTATCATTAATATCTTGGGTTGTTACACTCAATTCTCCTATTATTCATAATAAGTTTTTTTCTTTATCAATACGTGATGTCATTCTTTTAGTTGGTGGTTTTTTTTTATTATTTAAAACTACAATGGAACTACATGAAAGATTAGAAAATAATCATCATGAAAATTCAGAAAATAAGAATTATGCAGGTTTTTGGGCTGTAGTCATTCAAATAGTTGTATTAGATGCAGTTTTTTCTTTAGATGCCATAATAACAGCTGTAGGAATGGTTAATCAATTATTAATCATGATGATAGCAGTTGTAATAGCAACTCTGCTAATGTTATTAGCATCGAAAGCATTAACTAATTTTATTAACGTACACCAAACAGTAGTAGTACTATGTCTTAGTTTTTTATTAATGATTGGTTTTAGTTTAGTTACAGAAGCATTAAGATTTTGTATTCCAAAAGGATATTTATATGCTGCAATAGGATTTTCAATCCTAATCGAAATTTTTAATCAAATAGCACGCCATAATTTTATGAAAAATCAATCTAGAAGACCTATGCGACAAAGAGCTGCTGAAACTATCCTACGTTTGATGGTAGGAGAACAAAATAAAAAAGAACAAACAAAAAACATAGTAAATGATAATAAAAAAACTACTTCCATTCACGCTTCAAAAGAAATGGAAACATTTAAAGATGAAGAAAGATACATGATTAATGGTGTTCTTACATTGGCTGGAAGATCTATTAGAAGTATTATGACTCCACGAAGCAATATTTCCTGGGTAAATACAGAAAAAAATACTGATGAAATTCGCATGCAATTATTGGATACACCACATAGTTTATTTCCGGTATGTAAAGGAGAGTTAGATGAAATAATAGGTATTGTACGTGCTAAAGAATTGTTAGTAGCTATTG encodes:
- a CDS encoding TerC family protein, whose product is MEFFLDPSTWAGLLTLVILEVVLGIDNLIFVAILSEKLPPNQRDKARLIGLGLALIMRLALLSLISWVVTLNSPIIHNKFFSLSIRDVILLVGGFFLLFKTTMELHERLENNHHENSENKNYAGFWAVVIQIVVLDAVFSLDAIITAVGMVNQLLIMMIAVVIATLLMLLASKALTNFINVHQTVVVLCLSFLLMIGFSLVTEALRFCIPKGYLYAAIGFSILIEIFNQIARHNFMKNQSRRPMRQRAAETILRLMVGEQNKKEQTKNIVNDNKKTTSIHASKEMETFKDEERYMINGVLTLAGRSIRSIMTPRSNISWVNTEKNTDEIRMQLLDTPHSLFPVCKGELDEIIGIVRAKELLVAIEKKIDVSTFSSKILPIIIPDTLDPINLLGVLRRAQGSFVIVSNEFGVVQGLITPLDVLEAIAGEFPDADETPDIIKENNSWLVKGETDLHSLQQLLNTEELIKENNYASLGGLLIAQKGQLPLPGEIIYIYPFHFHIVKATEYRIDLVRIIKNQDENQETSKIM